Proteins encoded in a region of the Phacochoerus africanus isolate WHEZ1 chromosome 8, ROS_Pafr_v1, whole genome shotgun sequence genome:
- the DPEP2NB gene encoding DPEP2 neighbor protein, with amino-acid sequence MSDRIFYIHSNLSSVPWEGSAAVAVAPISPPTPGHYHVLYRGCGETQVGWHGETYCLVGGYRAYGDAPVSTPTKAEAEKPVPSRAPKRRRPLAESDKDLGCSSPKIRRLQHSGRRMTPQKLAG; translated from the exons ATGTCTGATCGGATCTTCTATATTCACTCTAACTTGTCCTCTGTCCCCTGGGAGGGCAGCGCAGCAG TAGCAGTGGCTCCCATCTCTCCTCCTACACCTGGTCACTACCATGTCCTCTaccgagggtgtggagaaacccAAGTGGGCTGGCATGGAGAGACATACTGCCTGGTTGGTGGCTACCGGGCCTATGGGGATGCTCCTGTGTCCACCCCAACAAAGGCAGAAGCAGAGAAGCCAGTCCCCAGCCGCGCTCCCAAGAGACGGCGACCTCTGGCAGAATCAGACAAAGACCTAGGTTGTTCCAGCCCCAAAATTCGGCGACTGCAGCATAGTGGCAGGAGAATGACCCCGCAGAAGCTTGCTGGCTGA
- the DDX28 gene encoding probable ATP-dependent RNA helicase DDX28 encodes MALALQLRLLSLVTRLHLAPRRDLTVRGPDEPLPVVRIPRALQRRQEQRQSGQQGPPRPVLVRPGQLLISARRPELNQPARLTLGRWEPAPLASRGWKNRRARQDHFSIERKQQEAPALRNLSSKDSFADLGLEPRVLSALQEAAPEIVRPTTVQSSTIPPLLGGRHILCAAETGSGKTLGYMLPLLQRLLGQPSLDSCRIPAPRGLVLVPSRELAEQVRAVAQPLGSSLGLQVRELGGGHGMSRIRLQLSKQPPADVLVATPGALWKGLKSQLISLEQLSFLVLDEADTLLDESFLELVDYILEKSHIAEGPADLKDPFNPKAQLVLVGATFPEGVSQLLSKAACLDSLTTITSSKLHCIMPHVKQTFMRLKGAEKVTELVQILKQHDRAYRTGSAGTVLVFCNSSSTVNWLGYILDDHKIQHLRLQGQMPASMRAGIFQSFQRGSQDILLCTDIASRGLDSTQVELVINYDFPLTLQDYIHRAGRVGRVGSKVPGTVISFVTHPWDVSLVQKIELAARRRRSLPGLGSSVREPLPQQT; translated from the coding sequence ATGGCTCTAGCACTCCAGCTTCGGCTGTTATCGCTCGTGACTCGGTTGCATCTGGCGCCTCGACGGGATCTAACGGTCCGCGGTCCTGACGAGCCCCTGCCAGTGGTGCGCATCCCGCGGGCTCTACAACGGCGTCAGGAACAGCGGCAGAGTGGGCAGCAGGGCCCCCCGCGGCCGGTCTTGGTGAGACCTGGCCAGCTGCTGATCTCGGCGCGGCGGCCGGAGTTGAACCAGCCGGCGCGTCTCACGCTGGGCCGTTGGGAGCCCGCACCACTCGCTTCACGTGGCTGGAAGAATCGGCGCGCCCGCCAGGACCACTTCTCAATCGAGCGCAAGCAACAGGAGGCCCCAGCGTTGCGGAACCTCTCGTCCAAGGACAGCTTTGCCGATCTGGGTCTGGAGCCCCGCGTGCTGAGCGCACTGCAAGAGGCTGCTCCCGAAATCGTTCGGCCCACAACCGTTCAGTCAAGTACCATTCCCCCTCTACTTGGTGGCCGCCACATCCTCTGCGCCGCGGAGACCGGCAGTGGCAAGACCCTTGGCTACATGCTACCTCTGCTTCAGCGGCTCTTGGGCCAGCCAAGCCTGGACTCCTGTCGTATCCCTGCTCCTCGAGGCCTGGTTCTTGTGCCTTCTCGAGAATTAGCTGAACAGGTACGGGCTGTGGCCCAGCCCTTGGGCAGCTCCTTGGGCCTCCAGGTGCGGGAGTTAGGGGGAGGCCATGGCATGAGTAGGATCAGACTGCAACTATCCAAACAGCCTCCAGCAGATGTACTAGTGGCCACTCCGGGGGCTCTGTGGAAGGgcctgaaaagtcagctgatcAGCCTGGAGCAGCTCTCCTTCTTGGTGTTGGATGAGGCAGACACACTATTGGATGAAAGCTTTCTGGAACTGGTGGACTACATCTTGGAGAAGAGCCACATAGCAGAAGGCCCAGCTGACTTAAAAGACCCCTTCAATCCCAAAGCTCAGTTAGTGCTGGTAGGGGCCACATTTCCTGAAGGTGTAAGCCAGCTTCTGAGTAAAGCTGCCTGCTTAGACTCTCTAACCACCATCACCAGTTCCAAGCTCCACTGCATCATGCCTCATGTCAAACAGACATTCATGAGGCTGAAGGGGGCAGAGAAGGTGACTGAGTTGGTGCAGATCCTCAAGCAGCATGACAGAGCATATAGGACTGGGTCCGCAGGAACTGTTCTGGTGTTCTGTAATAGCTCCAGTACTGTGAACTGGTTGGGATATATTCTGGATGACCACAAAATCCAACACTTAAGACTTCAGGGACAAATGCCAGCCTCAATGAGGGCAGGTATCTTCCAGTCCTTCCAGAGGGGCTCCCAAGACATACTTCTCTGCACAGACATCGCCTCTCGGGGCCTGGACAGCACCCAGGTGGAGCTAGTTATCAATTATGACTTCCCTCTTACCCTGCAAGACTACATCCACAGAGCAGGGAGGGTGGGCCGTGTGGGAAGcaaggtgccaggcactgtcatCAGCTTTGTGACCCACCCTTGGGATGTGAGCCTGGTTCAGAAGATTGAGCTGGCAGCCCGCCGGAGGAGAAGCCTTCCAGGACTAGGGTCCTCAGTGAGAGAGCCTTTGCCTCAGCAAACCTGA